The Lonchura striata isolate bLonStr1 chromosome 5, bLonStr1.mat, whole genome shotgun sequence genome window below encodes:
- the AVPR1A gene encoding vasopressin V1a receptor codes for MRLAGGAGSPRALPLPGNGSWWRAAEPGGGSSPSPEAWSGSPNGSLGGWDPFGRDEELAKLEIAVLAVTFAVAVVGNGSVLLALRRTPRKASRMHLFIRHLSLADLVVAFFQVLPQLCWEVTHRFHGSDGLCRVVKHLQVFGMFASAYMLVAMTADRYIAVCHPLKTLQQPTKRSYGMIAAAWALSLLLSTPQYFIFSLSEVERGSQVYDCWAHFIMPWGPRAYITWITGGIFIAPVLILIICYGFICYRIWRNVRGKTRPGEAAAAGSGRRAGDDGGPRRGLLLAPCVSNVKTISRAKIRTVKMTFVIVSVYVVCWAPFFTIQMWSVWDQRFPWVDSENTATTVTALLASLNSCCNPWIYMFFSGHLLQDCLQSFPCCQKIKQTLSKEDSNSNSRRQTSFTNNRSPTHSLNTWREMPHSKSTSFIPIPT; via the exons ATGCGCCTCGCCGGGGGCGCCGGCTCCCCCCGGGCTTTGCCTTTGCCCGGGAATGGCAGCTGGTGGCGGGCGGCGGAgcccggcggcggcagcagcccCAGTCCCGAGGCGTGGTCGGGGTCGCCGAACGGCAGCCTGGGCGGCTGGGACCCCTTCGGGCGGGACGAGGAGCTGGCGAAGCTGGAGATCGCGGTGCTGGCCGTCACCTTCGCGGTGGCGGTGGTGGGGAACGGCAGCGTGCTGCTGGCGCTGCGGCGCACGCCGCGCAAGGCGTCCCGCATGCACCTCTTCATCCGCCACCTCAGCCTGGCCGACCTGGTGGTGGCCTTCTTCCAggtgctgccccagctctgctgggaggtgACCCACCGCTTCCACGGCTCCGACGGGCTCTGCCGCGTCGTCAAGCACCTGCAGGTCTTCGGCATGTTCGCCTCGGCGTACATGCTGGTGGCCATGACGGCCGACCGCTACATCGCCGTCTGCCACCCGCTGAAGACGCTGCAGCAGCCCACCAAGCGCTCGTACGGGATGATCGCGGCGGCCTGGGCGCTCAGCCTGCTGCTCAGCACCCCGCAGTACTTCATCTTCTCCCTCAGCGAAGTGGAGCGCGGCTCGCAGGTCTACGACTGCTGGGCGCACTTCATCATGCCCTGGGGGCCCCGCGCCTACATCACTTGGATCACCGGCGGCATCTTCATCGCgcctgtcctcatcctcatcatctgCTACGGCTTCATCTGCTACCGCATCTGGCGCAACGTCCGGGGCAAGACGCGCCCGGGGGAGGCGGCAGCAGCGGGTAGCGGGCGGCGGGCAGGTGATGATGGTGGCCCGCGACGGGGGCTGCTGCTCGCCCCTTGTGTCAGCAACGTCAAAACCATCTCCCGCGCCAAGATCCGCACCGTCAAGATGACCTTCGTCATCGTCTCGGTGTACGTCGTTTGCTGGGCGCCCTTCTTCACCATCCAGATGTGGTCCGTCTGGGACCAGCGCTTCCCCTGGGTCG atTCTGAAAACACTGCAACTACTGTTACGGCTCTGCTGGCCAGCCTGAACAGTTGCTGTAACCCGTGGATCTACATGTTCTTCAGTGGGCACCTCCTCCAAGACTGCCTACAGAGCTTCCCTTGCTgccaaaaaataaagcaaacactGAGTAAAGAAGATTCAAACAGCAATAGCAGGCGACAGACTTCTTTCACCAACAACAGAAGCCCAACCCACAGCCTAAACACATGGAGAGAGATGCCCCACTCCAAATCGACCAGCTTCATCCCCATCCCAACGTGA